TTGGGAAAATTCAGTCCGAGCGACTCACGACTTTATTACAGAAGAAGATATTGAGTTTTTTAAACCTATTATCATTGAGCAAGCCTTTCCCGCTGTGACATTAAAATGCGTGAAAGATGCCAGCGGCGCGATTGTTGGCTTTGTTGGTGTCCATGACCATAAGATCGAGATGTTGTTCATCCTCGATGCACAACGTGGTCAAGGCATTGGTAAAGTACTTTTGCAGTACGCCATCGAGCAGCTTAATGTGACCAAGGTAGATGTGAACGAGCAAAACCCTCAAGCCGCTGGTTTTTATCAGCATATGGGGTTCAAAGTTGCTTCTCGCTCACCGGTCGATGATATGGGTAAACCCTTTCCAATTCTGCACATGACACTGTAATTTGCCTCGGCTCTATCCACACCGTCCGCGACTGACAAGATGCCAGAAGAAACACCCAAAGCTAATAACTTTGGGTGTTTCCGTATCTGCACGTTAGAAAGCATCTATCAATAAAATCTAAAAACTGATTCTATTTCTAGCACCATTATCAAAACTATCAAATAAATCTATGCTCTATTCCAGTTGCCGAGCAATGAACTGACCACCATCAGAATGCAAACACAATAACGGAGCAGATTATGTCTACTTACTATTCAGTACTCGAAGTTACCCCAACCAACCAAGATTGGGTTGCCGATTACATCGGTCCCGCAAACAAACTTGTCGCGCAATATGGTGGTAAGTATCTCGCCCGCACCAATAGCCACGAACGCCTTGAGGGCAATGGTGAAGACCCAGCATTAAGAATTATCATTGAGTGGCCATCAAAAGAGGCGGCGATTGGGTTTATGAATGATCCTGGCTATGTTCCGCATCTGAAGGCTCGCACCGCGGGTTCTATTAGTCATCACTCGTTGATTGAAGCGAAAGACGATTTGGCTTAATCAAAGTAAAACGCCTTCCTTTCTACTCCATAGAAAGGAAGGCGTTTTTGCATCTTACTTCTTCACACAAATGTAATTGGTTCGAAACTCTAAGCCATTCTTCTCAGATACGGATTGTTGCCAAGCTTTACCAGCGGTCTCACATGTCTGTTTACTAGTGAAATCACTAATGTGTTCTATCTGGCTGATTTCAAAATTTGTCGTATAGGAAGTAAGTATCAAAACCCAAATAGTCATTTTTCGATGCCTTTTTATTTAAACTTTATCTTTGAAGCTAAATGAGAAACCTGTGTTTGCTTTTCAAGTCTTTGCTCAAGCTCTTTAATTTTCATCTCTAGCTGCTTCGTGTGTGCTTCTTGCTCTCTTTCTACAATGGATTGGAAACGAGAACAGTCAATCTGTTTTGCGCCGCCAAATGAGTAAGTTATTTGAGCACCAATATACTTTCCCGTATCTTCGGTTTGAGTTCTAT
This is a stretch of genomic DNA from Vibrio maritimus. It encodes these proteins:
- a CDS encoding GNAT family N-acetyltransferase; translated protein: MIVENVLPKDYAELLDVWENSVRATHDFITEEDIEFFKPIIIEQAFPAVTLKCVKDASGAIVGFVGVHDHKIEMLFILDAQRGQGIGKVLLQYAIEQLNVTKVDVNEQNPQAAGFYQHMGFKVASRSPVDDMGKPFPILHMTL
- a CDS encoding DUF1330 domain-containing protein; translated protein: MSTYYSVLEVTPTNQDWVADYIGPANKLVAQYGGKYLARTNSHERLEGNGEDPALRIIIEWPSKEAAIGFMNDPGYVPHLKARTAGSISHHSLIEAKDDLA